A window of Deltaproteobacteria bacterium genomic DNA:
ATCTGAAGACATGCTTTTGCCATATTATGTTTACCGAGATTCAACAAATGTTGATTCTGGCTTTTGCCAGCCGCCACCAGATAGATACTTATATTTGGCTTACCCGACGCAAAACCAGTTATGCATGAATCACCCTCTCGACCACTTTCATACTTGTAATGATAACTTCCAAAACCAATAATTTTAGAGCCCCATATTTTTGGCTTTTCACGGGTGATTTTGGTCATCATTTTTATAAGTAAAATACAGTCATTTCTTCGTTCGTCGTCAGTGATTTTCTTTAAGTGCGTCGCAATACTTGCGCTTGTTGCTTTCGTCTTCGCCATTTTTAGTTCTTCTCAGCCGCTTTCTTTAAGTCCCTAGCAAAGTCTTCGAAGGATTGATCAAACGGCGGAATCATTTTGGCAAACAACGGAAATATCGGGCCACCAATTTTTTCAGTCATGTTAAATTTGGTTTCTCCGCCAGACTCAAAAAGAGAGTAAACCCTTAAGCCCATTGCATCTCCCCAAGCCAACCTTTTTGCTGGTTCAAACTCTTTTACTTTAAGCTTAAAGATTCGCTTAGGATCAAGTTTCGACTTCAACTTAATCGTTTCTCCATGCGAAATGTTACCTTCAATCGAAACAACGGTTGAATTCCATTTCGGATACTGAGAGGCATCTGTAAGTAGTGACCAGATCACTTTTGATGGTGCTTTGATCGAGATACTCACCGAAGTTTCTCGGCTGAATAGCTTCTTAGTTGTCGTTGCTTTGCCTTCGCTCATAAACCTAGCCTCCCGCTGAACCAAGTTCAGACATTTTATTTAACCACATTTTTCGTTTTACTTCGGACATACCTTTGACTCCACCGATGTGCGTAGATCGAATGGGTTTGAATCCGCAGAAAGCAAAAATCATTTTCTTAGTAACAGTGTACGGTGAATTGAAATAGGCGAACAAATTGAAAATAGTCGGCGCATCACAAGTTACCAAGATACGGGCCGAGCGCCCTTTTAATAATTTGTCCCAAAAAGGACTCGAGTTTTGAAACTTAAATGCAAAACCAGGCAACCAACTTCGGTCAAAATAACCTTTCGTCAATGCCGGCATAGCTCCCCACCACATAGGGTATGCAAAAACAAGATGATCACACCACAATACTAGTTGTTGGGATGCTATCAGGTCGGGTTCAAGCTGTTGTATTTCTTTATAGCCAAATTTTAGATTGGGATCAAAAACTAGGTCTCGAACATTTAGTCTCTTTATCTCGTATCCACCAGCTTTGGCGCTTTCAAAGTATCGATCGCAAAGAGACGATATAAAACTATCACTTTGCGGATGACCATCGATTAATAATATCTTTTTCACGGCAACTCAAAATTGAAATTGTAGTAGTGCTTTCCAGCTTCAATGTTAATTTCCATTTTTCCGGTCAAACCAATCAAATCGCCCTCGCCAGAATCAGGAACCACTTCTAAGATCAGCCGATCCTTGCCTTTGTCCATAGTTCCAAAGTGTTGAAGTACAAAACTTCCTTTTTTGTCACTCAACGAGCCTGTGACATATTCTATCGCAACATATCCAGCAGAACCCTTAACTGAAGTCATCGCACTGAGCATTTCGCCTTTACTAGTCGCTGACAATTCTCCTCGAAAAGTCTTATCAATCGACATTCGACCTAATTTTACTCCGTTAGAGCCTTTTGCGTATGATTCTATTGGATTTAACTTAACTTCAAACTCGCCTCTAATTTGCATTCTAATCCCTCAAAACTTTCCAAACCGTCCTGTTTTTCTCAATTTCTCCGTGTAAGCTTTAAACTCTTTCTTTTTCTTTTCAGGAATATGAGTCCAGTGAATATTGTGAATCGCCCCATAGAGTGAGTAAAGGTAAAGTGCATTACAACACTTAGCACTTCTGTTTAGGTTTAGTCGCCCTTCGAGCATTTTGATAAATGCCTTCTCAGGGCCAAGTTTGATTATTTGATCTGCGTGAGTAATTCCAACGGCATTGAAATCCTTCTCGACTGCAGGCCCTAAGTTCATCATTTTTGAGATCTTGGTTTTTTTCAGGTCAATTGACTTGGGTTTTGGTTTCTTCTTCTTCGACTTGATTTCAGGTTCAATACCAATCAGTTCATTTTTCTTTTGAATCAATTCGATTAATTGGAACATTGAAGGCTCAAAATATTTAGATGACTGAGGAAGATAGAGCCACTTGGTGATCACTGGATGGATCGTCGTACCTTTAATTTTGGCTAATAGAGATTCATGGTGGTCTCGATGC
This region includes:
- a CDS encoding SRPBCC domain-containing protein → MSEGKATTTKKLFSRETSVSISIKAPSKVIWSLLTDASQYPKWNSTVVSIEGNISHGETIKLKSKLDPKRIFKLKVKEFEPAKRLAWGDAMGLRVYSLFESGGETKFNMTEKIGGPIFPLFAKMIPPFDQSFEDFARDLKKAAEKN
- a CDS encoding NAD(P)H-dependent oxidoreductase, translating into MKKILLIDGHPQSDSFISSLCDRYFESAKAGGYEIKRLNVRDLVFDPNLKFGYKEIQQLEPDLIASQQLVLWCDHLVFAYPMWWGAMPALTKGYFDRSWLPGFAFKFQNSSPFWDKLLKGRSARILVTCDAPTIFNLFAYFNSPYTVTKKMIFAFCGFKPIRSTHIGGVKGMSEVKRKMWLNKMSELGSAGG
- a CDS encoding DUF3224 domain-containing protein; the protein is MQIRGEFEVKLNPIESYAKGSNGVKLGRMSIDKTFRGELSATSKGEMLSAMTSVKGSAGYVAIEYVTGSLSDKKGSFVLQHFGTMDKGKDRLILEVVPDSGEGDLIGLTGKMEINIEAGKHYYNFNFELP
- a CDS encoding TfoX/Sxy family DNA transformation protein; the protein is MNKKYSLESFSAGHFFEDLESRDSFYCKKFFGGLSIYVFGRMVAFLCEHPGDKEWRGKKFKTDIWNGCLIPSHRDHHESLLAKIKGTTIHPVITKWLYLPQSSKYFEPSMFQLIELIQKKNELIGIEPEIKSKKKKPKPKSIDLKKTKISKMMNLGPAVEKDFNAVGITHADQIIKLGPEKAFIKMLEGRLNLNRSAKCCNALYLYSLYGAIHNIHWTHIPEKKKKEFKAYTEKLRKTGRFGKF